DNA from Deltaproteobacteria bacterium:
CGGCATCATTGGCCTTGGCGCTTATCTGTGGTTACTCGTCAAGGCTTTTGCAAATACCTCGCGCAAAGTGAATCAGACTTTGAACGACGATAGGATCTTGACACTCGGGCTGGCGGCTTCAGCCGTTGCCATGCTGCTTTGCGGTCTGGGCGACGTCACATTCCATCACCATGAAACGCGCTTGTTTTGTTTTACTCTATTGGCCTTGATGTTGCTTGCTCACAATCCAGAGCGTAGTACTGGCCAGAACACCAAGTGAGTTTGCCGCAGTTTGATTTTTTGTTATGATCTCGAATACTCATGAAATCTGAACTATTGCATCGGGAACACAAGGTCGAAAAGCCTTGGGGCTATGAGCTTATCTGGGCGCATACTGCACGCTATGTGGGGAAAATCCTCCATATCAACAAGGGCCATCGACTGAGCTATCAGTACCATAATATCAAAGACGAGACGATTCGTTTGCTGTCCGGTCATCTCGAGGTGGAGACCGAAGAGAACGGTGCACGAAAAACCCTGACGCTCAAACAAGGCGAGTCGCTGCACATCGTGCCGCTTATGCGCCATCGGATGATCGCCGTCGAAGATTGTGACGTTTTGGAAGTCTCGACGCCTGAGTTGGAAGACGTTGTGCGGCTGGAGGACGATTACCGCCGCGAGGATCGCGAAGCGTAGAGAAAGTTTCCCATGGAACCTTCTTCGAGCCTGGCACGGAAGCTGATCGACCAGCAGCTGATCTCGGATGACGAGATGGAGCGCGTGGTCAAACTGCAAGCCGAGCAGCAGGCGCC
Protein-coding regions in this window:
- a CDS encoding cupin; the encoded protein is MKSELLHREHKVEKPWGYELIWAHTARYVGKILHINKGHRLSYQYHNIKDETIRLLSGHLEVETEENGARKTLTLKQGESLHIVPLMRHRMIAVEDCDVLEVSTPELEDVVRLEDDYRREDREA